AAGGAGCATGTCGGAAAGATGATCGGCAAGGCGGAGAACCTCCTGGGTCTCATACGCGAATACTTGGACCTATCGAGTCTGGAGGGGGGCAGCCTTCGCATAGATTCCAAGCCCGGCATAGACCTCAGATCCCAGGTCGTCGAACCTTGCATCGAGGTGCTCAAGCCGCAGATAAAAGAGAAAAAATCCAGGATGGAGATCGCGATCGCCGGCGACGCGCCGCGCGTCAGTTGCGACCCTGACGCGCTGGGCATAGTGCTCACGAACCTGATCGGCAACGGCGTCAAGTACGGCAACGACGGCGGGCTGGTACGGATATCCGCCGGCTTCGCCCCGGATTCCTTTTCGATGAGCGTCTGGAACGAGGGCCCCGGTTTTTCAGAGGACGGAAAAAAGATGCTCTTTCGCAGATTCAGCCGCATCTCCGACCCGGAGCTCCTCAAGAGAAAGGGGACCGGGCTCGGTCTCTACACGACCTGGCGCATCGTCAATCTTCATGGCGGAAGGATCTGGGCTCGCTCGGAGCAGGGGAAGTGGGCGGAATTCTCGTTCACCATCCCTCAAACGAAAAGGGGCGACTAGTCGATCGGCAGCCTCACGATGAAAGAGCTCCCCTGGCCCGGCGTGGAGCGTACCTCGATGCTGCCGCCGAAGTGATCCACGATCTTCTTGACGTATGACAGGCCCAGGCCGATCCCCTCCACGTTGCCGGTGAAGTACTTCTCGATCTGGAAGAACTTGTCGAAGATCCTGTCGCGG
The window above is part of the bacterium genome. Proteins encoded here:
- a CDS encoding HAMP domain-containing sensor histidine kinase: RDRIFDKFFQIEKYFTGNVEGIGLGLSYVKKIVDHFGGSIEVRSTPGQGSSFIVRLPID